Proteins from a single region of Acidianus ambivalens:
- a CDS encoding amidohydrolase family protein yields the protein MLIKNVKFQEDSNENHSIYINDEGIIECIDCNNKDGEIIDAKGRLISKPFVNPHAHLGYALTLNYARHNLSGTLIEGVEIIREEVSQKITQEDLEKRLEKIIRMHFINGVFYVRSHDPVWNDVVFKMLKARDNPLVDIQVVAFPSPGFFFNENLEKIRKALEEGAEVVGLIPHSERSYEEGIKSVMVAFDLAVEYNKLIDGHVDETDDPNSRFSEVVAREALSRNYGSKTSISHMTASHSYDNWYFHKLTLLLREAGVSIISNPIVSMHLQGRYDNYPKRRGIARIRELINAGINVALGSDNVADPIYPLGDYNMLRVAQEAFLADHFTSNEINKLLDLITTNAYKALNIKTPQIREGEKAEFIILQTKTIYDAIRTALPPYLVVRGKHYAINEIKTRIDENEETDKIINIMDK from the coding sequence ATGCTAATAAAAAACGTAAAATTCCAAGAGGATAGTAATGAGAATCATTCTATATATATTAACGATGAGGGAATAATAGAGTGCATAGACTGCAATAATAAAGATGGAGAAATAATAGATGCTAAAGGTAGGCTAATTTCTAAACCTTTTGTAAATCCGCATGCTCATTTAGGTTATGCATTAACTTTAAACTATGCAAGACATAACTTGAGCGGTACGCTAATAGAAGGAGTTGAAATAATAAGGGAAGAGGTGTCTCAAAAAATAACTCAGGAAGATTTAGAGAAAAGATTAGAAAAAATAATAAGAATGCATTTCATTAACGGTGTATTTTATGTTAGGTCACATGACCCGGTTTGGAACGATGTTGTATTTAAAATGCTTAAGGCTAGGGATAATCCTTTAGTAGATATTCAAGTTGTTGCATTTCCTTCTCCTGGATTCTTTTTTAATGAAAACCTCGAAAAGATTAGGAAAGCATTAGAAGAAGGTGCAGAAGTTGTTGGGTTAATTCCTCACAGTGAACGTTCTTATGAAGAAGGCATTAAGTCTGTTATGGTTGCTTTTGATCTTGCTGTTGAGTATAATAAATTGATTGACGGTCACGTTGATGAGACTGACGATCCTAATTCTAGGTTTTCTGAGGTTGTTGCTAGGGAGGCTTTGAGCAGAAATTACGGTTCAAAGACTTCTATTAGCCATATGACTGCTTCCCACTCTTATGATAATTGGTATTTTCATAAGTTAACTCTCCTGCTGAGGGAGGCAGGAGTTTCAATAATTTCTAACCCAATTGTTAGCATGCATTTACAAGGCCGTTATGATAATTATCCTAAGAGGAGGGGTATTGCTAGGATTAGGGAGTTAATTAATGCAGGAATTAACGTAGCTTTGGGGAGTGATAATGTAGCAGACCCAATTTACCCCCTTGGTGACTATAACATGCTAAGAGTAGCACAAGAAGCATTCTTAGCAGACCACTTCACATCAAACGAGATTAACAAGCTACTTGACTTAATAACTACTAATGCTTATAAAGCGTTAAACATAAAGACTCCTCAGATAAGAGAAGGAGAAAAGGCAGAATTCATAATCCTACAAACTAAGACAATTTACGACGCAATAAGGACAGCATTACCACCATACTTAGTAGTAAGAGGAAAACACTACGCAATTAATGAAATAAAAACAAGAATAGACGAAAATGAAGAAACGGATAAAATAATAAACATAATGGATAAATAA
- a CDS encoding Ldh family oxidoreductase: MKVDVEEAKELVYKIFSKVTYAEYAKYLSEELVEAEIEGHSDHGLQLIPYYIKLANGEEVDIGGQKIPPINPKGKVEISGENLITVNGNMTFGQVVLRKLVNYLLEKNLDYYVVIGKNISHLGRLSTFTRGLSKGNYASLIMARSPPLISLKGMKGRILGNNPISFGFPGIIIDTALSVTSFGKALEKYIKGEKLDSNVIVNKEGELSDNPKDLLEGGALLPIGDYKGFNIALGIELFTTMFSDEEDVNPFIALVLRANENFKNVLLRLPSNYYLLNKESKLKNIKDLEIPDNLWKTLVNLAQ; the protein is encoded by the coding sequence ATGAAGGTAGACGTTGAAGAAGCAAAAGAATTGGTTTACAAGATCTTCTCTAAGGTAACTTATGCTGAATACGCTAAATATTTATCCGAAGAACTCGTAGAGGCTGAAATTGAAGGACATTCAGACCACGGTCTACAACTAATTCCTTATTATATAAAATTAGCAAATGGAGAAGAAGTAGATATAGGAGGACAGAAAATTCCTCCAATTAACCCTAAGGGAAAAGTAGAGATAAGTGGAGAAAACCTTATTACCGTTAATGGGAACATGACTTTCGGCCAAGTAGTTTTGAGAAAGCTCGTTAATTATCTCTTAGAAAAGAATCTGGATTATTACGTAGTTATAGGAAAAAATATCTCGCATTTAGGTAGACTTTCCACTTTTACTAGGGGGTTATCCAAAGGCAACTACGCCAGTCTAATTATGGCAAGATCCCCGCCATTAATTTCGTTAAAAGGTATGAAAGGAAGGATTTTGGGTAATAACCCTATAAGCTTCGGTTTTCCTGGAATAATAATAGATACAGCGTTAAGCGTTACATCCTTCGGCAAAGCCTTAGAAAAGTATATTAAAGGAGAAAAGTTAGACTCGAACGTTATTGTTAATAAAGAAGGCGAACTGAGTGACAATCCGAAGGACCTTTTAGAAGGCGGTGCTTTACTACCGATAGGTGATTACAAGGGATTTAATATAGCCTTAGGAATAGAACTATTTACTACAATGTTCTCGGACGAAGAGGACGTTAATCCTTTCATAGCGTTGGTTTTAAGAGCTAACGAAAATTTCAAGAATGTCTTATTAAGATTGCCAAGCAATTATTATTTACTAAATAAAGAGAGTAAACTAAAAAATATAAAAGATTTAGAAATTCCAGATAATTTATGGAAGACCTTGGTCAATCTAGCACAATGA
- a CDS encoding DUF1028 domain-containing protein produces the protein MTFSIVVYDPNEEAWGVGVASKFLAVGSLVPWLKAGVGAIATQALANLEFGRKGLELLEKYDADKTLKILIDSDPLRERRQVGIVDSKGLAVAFTGKECHPYAGHIVGDKFTVQGNILAGEEVLEAMAKEAEGRGKIYERILRALKAGEDKGGDRRGKQSAAIIVVKKEDEKSITVNDKINPIKIGKYVDVRVDDHKEPIKELERILNLWISTFIDEEMVNVSDYSDVINKALKSLGYSSLRDWVEINNFEAKYTGDKIGKTVLKVLLDQANIKVETQ, from the coding sequence ATGACCTTTTCAATCGTTGTATACGACCCAAACGAGGAAGCTTGGGGAGTAGGAGTTGCAAGTAAGTTTTTAGCTGTGGGTTCTCTAGTACCTTGGCTAAAAGCAGGAGTAGGTGCAATAGCAACTCAAGCCCTAGCTAACCTTGAATTTGGAAGAAAAGGTTTAGAATTACTAGAGAAATACGACGCAGACAAAACCCTAAAAATTTTAATCGATTCCGATCCTTTAAGAGAGAGAAGGCAAGTAGGTATTGTAGATTCTAAGGGATTAGCAGTAGCATTTACCGGAAAAGAGTGCCATCCATATGCAGGGCATATTGTGGGAGATAAATTCACAGTTCAAGGTAACATACTGGCAGGAGAGGAAGTATTAGAGGCAATGGCTAAAGAGGCCGAGGGGAGAGGAAAAATATACGAAAGAATACTGAGAGCGTTAAAAGCTGGAGAGGATAAAGGAGGAGATAGAAGAGGAAAACAGAGTGCTGCTATTATTGTAGTTAAGAAGGAAGATGAGAAAAGCATTACAGTTAATGACAAAATAAACCCTATAAAAATAGGAAAATATGTGGACGTAAGGGTTGACGATCATAAGGAACCTATAAAGGAGTTAGAGAGAATATTAAACCTCTGGATTTCAACGTTCATAGATGAAGAAATGGTAAATGTATCCGATTATAGTGATGTAATTAATAAGGCGTTGAAGTCGTTGGGTTACAGCTCTTTAAGGGATTGGGTTGAGATAAATAATTTTGAGGCTAAATATACTGGGGATAAAATAGGCAAAACCGTACTTAAAGTACTACTGGATCAGGCTAATATAAAGGTTGAGACTCAATAA
- a CDS encoding APC family permease codes for MQGKRTFVRESSGLIREIDAKDAFSMNFSYLGPAAGVAYPLTFAVALVGASWIISGVIAALLMFPVAIMYYYLSRIIPRSAGDYIYISRTLGPRIGFIQAISNIFIFASGVPILAQLELPLVLEPSLQILGITFHDPSLISFARNFAFCSETSPIFFGTTLLIIGLVALVTIVRTKIFARIITTLTAVQIIGTLGMIIGLALVGSSYPAIFTKVSESFGGPSYSSLISSTSYSFNSVQTLVLMSAIAAFLFLYNNAPTYFGGEIKKAEKSLFSGIIISYIITAILSIILIYELQYFVGEGFYDYTSSMGWSSSSGGIPIATTSLLAYVAVPFLNNVPLIILIVAGAITWYLLYSIIDLAIPSRTLFAIAFDWLAPSFFTKVSEKFRTPIYSTLFIVALAVVFDVLEIYLGFSESAMTTIIVFMLYQYFTAAISAIVISKKKLYGVKDNKLAILGGISAFAVVFPAILMILYAIICKAFSSVVFVNLPLNIGIIVGVPIVSIALYEVVRKIREKQGIDLSLTFKEIPPE; via the coding sequence ATGCAAGGTAAGAGAACTTTTGTTAGAGAATCGTCTGGGCTAATTAGGGAAATTGATGCTAAGGATGCATTCTCCATGAACTTCTCATATTTAGGTCCTGCAGCTGGAGTAGCTTATCCGCTAACTTTTGCGGTAGCGTTAGTTGGAGCTAGTTGGATAATTTCCGGCGTCATAGCAGCTTTATTAATGTTCCCTGTGGCTATAATGTATTACTATCTTTCGAGGATAATACCCAGATCTGCCGGAGATTATATTTATATATCAAGAACTTTGGGACCCAGGATTGGATTTATACAAGCAATATCAAACATTTTCATTTTCGCAAGCGGTGTTCCTATATTAGCACAACTGGAACTTCCATTAGTTTTAGAGCCTTCATTACAAATTTTGGGAATAACCTTTCACGACCCATCGCTTATTTCCTTTGCAAGGAACTTTGCTTTTTGCTCTGAGACTTCTCCAATATTTTTTGGGACTACATTATTGATAATAGGATTAGTAGCATTAGTTACAATAGTAAGGACTAAGATTTTTGCTAGGATAATTACTACTTTAACTGCAGTACAAATTATTGGTACGCTAGGAATGATAATAGGCTTAGCACTTGTGGGATCTTCTTATCCCGCAATTTTCACAAAGGTCTCGGAAAGCTTTGGAGGGCCAAGTTACTCTTCATTAATCTCGTCAACGTCATATAGCTTTAACTCCGTCCAGACGTTAGTTTTGATGTCAGCAATAGCAGCTTTTCTATTCCTATATAATAACGCTCCAACGTACTTTGGAGGTGAAATTAAGAAGGCTGAAAAAAGCCTATTCTCTGGAATAATAATTTCTTACATTATAACTGCAATATTATCAATAATACTTATATATGAATTACAATACTTTGTAGGAGAAGGGTTTTACGATTACACCTCCTCAATGGGATGGTCTTCTTCAAGCGGAGGAATTCCCATAGCAACTACTTCCCTGTTGGCGTACGTTGCAGTACCTTTCTTAAATAATGTTCCGCTTATTATACTAATTGTAGCCGGCGCAATAACCTGGTATTTGCTTTATTCAATAATAGACTTAGCAATACCGAGTAGGACTTTATTCGCAATAGCCTTCGATTGGCTAGCCCCTTCTTTCTTTACAAAGGTCAGCGAGAAGTTTAGGACTCCAATATATTCTACGCTATTCATTGTAGCGTTAGCAGTAGTATTTGACGTATTAGAAATATACTTGGGCTTTAGCGAGAGTGCAATGACTACTATAATAGTTTTCATGTTATATCAATACTTTACTGCCGCAATTTCTGCCATAGTAATTAGTAAGAAGAAATTGTACGGAGTAAAAGATAACAAACTTGCGATTCTAGGCGGTATCTCAGCCTTCGCAGTAGTGTTCCCTGCAATATTAATGATACTCTACGCTATAATATGTAAAGCTTTCAGCTCTGTGGTTTTCGTTAACTTACCTTTAAATATAGGGATAATAGTTGGAGTTCCAATAGTTTCTATTGCACTTTATGAGGTAGTAAGAAAGATTAGGGAGAAGCAGGGAATAGATTTATCCTTAACTTTCAAGGAAATTCCTCCAGAATAG
- a CDS encoding APC family permease codes for MSKGLFIRESSGLVRQMDARHSFSKVFVFINPLSVYYTLLYAPALPSASWSIGIILPVILALPVFLVYLFLSEYVPRSSGEYIYISRILGPIPASIQGYATIIFNVLIAAIASQLEVTAGISPALQIIGLSLHDNSLFNLGTSLSTTYFFPFTTALIIIFWVISLLSPKYFSTYIYVVAIMDTLGSILISYLLLSSGVGVYSNAFNHFSSLFSGPTYQSLYSQGLNYYSTSISPLQTLIFSVLMLMWVYVWFFGPSYFAGEYKQATRTLKIGMISGYLIASIITILLVLGVSYTISIPFFNFVALQGWGNIPISPSEGFLAWTGILTLPYPFFAIITMALSASIFMAIPLNFALPSRVILAMAFDRLLPEKLAYVSPRLKTPIIASAVLLPISIFFNYATIYLNLAVSLIGLVILIFIYQFLLATISAAVAGFKGIRGVSLTSNEKLKLMISGILASIILGLSIVVTLWYGYVNSLFGSMVFAGNELGTLILIAIDPLLGIITYILAKWYRNRQGIDVNLVFNEIPPD; via the coding sequence ATGTCAAAGGGACTCTTCATTAGGGAGTCTTCTGGTTTAGTAAGGCAAATGGATGCCAGACATTCTTTTTCTAAAGTATTTGTTTTTATAAATCCATTATCAGTTTATTATACACTACTTTACGCCCCGGCTCTACCTTCAGCCAGTTGGAGCATAGGCATAATACTTCCTGTAATACTTGCATTACCTGTTTTTCTAGTTTATTTATTCCTATCAGAATATGTGCCTAGGTCTTCAGGAGAATATATTTACATTTCAAGGATATTAGGTCCGATTCCTGCATCAATACAAGGTTATGCTACAATAATCTTTAACGTCCTAATAGCAGCAATTGCCTCACAGTTGGAAGTAACTGCAGGCATTTCTCCGGCTTTACAAATAATAGGACTTTCCCTTCACGACAACTCATTATTTAACCTAGGTACAAGTCTGTCTACTACTTATTTCTTTCCCTTTACTACAGCGTTAATCATAATCTTTTGGGTAATAAGCCTTCTTTCACCTAAATATTTTTCAACATACATATACGTTGTAGCCATTATGGATACTTTAGGTTCAATACTAATATCTTACCTCTTGTTATCCTCTGGGGTTGGAGTATATAGTAACGCTTTCAATCACTTCTCTTCATTATTCTCTGGTCCTACATATCAAAGTCTTTATTCACAAGGGCTTAATTATTATTCCACAAGCATAAGTCCTTTACAAACTCTAATTTTCTCAGTTTTAATGCTCATGTGGGTTTACGTTTGGTTCTTTGGGCCATCCTATTTCGCAGGAGAATATAAGCAGGCAACTAGGACTTTAAAAATAGGTATGATATCTGGCTATCTAATAGCCTCGATCATAACTATTTTACTGGTCTTAGGAGTAAGTTATACAATTAGTATACCGTTCTTTAACTTTGTAGCATTGCAGGGTTGGGGAAATATTCCAATTTCTCCATCAGAAGGATTTTTAGCTTGGACTGGAATTTTAACTCTTCCCTATCCTTTCTTTGCCATTATTACTATGGCATTAAGTGCTTCAATCTTTATGGCAATTCCGTTAAATTTTGCATTACCTTCTAGGGTTATCCTAGCAATGGCTTTTGACAGATTATTGCCAGAAAAATTAGCTTACGTAAGCCCTAGACTTAAAACGCCCATTATAGCTAGTGCAGTTTTACTTCCAATTTCAATATTCTTTAATTATGCTACAATTTACCTTAACTTAGCAGTATCTTTAATTGGATTGGTTATTCTAATCTTCATTTATCAATTTTTGTTAGCTACAATATCTGCAGCTGTTGCAGGATTTAAAGGAATAAGAGGAGTAAGCTTAACTAGTAATGAGAAACTGAAATTAATGATAAGCGGAATTTTAGCCTCAATTATTTTGGGGCTTTCGATAGTAGTAACGCTTTGGTACGGTTACGTTAATAGCTTATTTGGTAGTATGGTTTTTGCTGGAAACGAGCTAGGTACTTTAATCTTAATAGCTATTGATCCCTTGTTGGGAATTATAACTTATATTCTGGCAAAGTGGTATAGGAATAGACAAGGTATTGATGTCAACTTAGTATTTAATGAGATACCGCCAGATTAG
- a CDS encoding metal-dependent hydrolase family protein, with the protein MLAIKGKLFDGEKVDEGVVLIEGGKIIKVGKDIDTSDVKVIEGDFITPGLIDAHVHFFGVSNDNVLEWNITSEGLSTARSVSDMIRLLSAGFTTVRDLGSKSAVYLSKAEKEGTIIGPRVIASGYSIAETGGNDDPKDLPLDMAQRLSYSFYCDSPWECRKAVRLAIRQGAGVIKVYASGAFSQGGKVKVALTIDDLKAIVDEAHKAGLKVASHAYGEEAIANSIEAGVDTIEHGLGLTESLAKEIKRKGICYIPTLATYDVNPKISKLDEEIREKREELIRRHFTDDMTIAVEHELKIAAGTDYVGSAERPHGMNYKEIVLLSKYMSLEKALSSATSIAGECLGINAGKLKEGYVADIAIFGKVNSAEDLNPFNVKYTVRKGRLYDSKVLRDLFWDTIKR; encoded by the coding sequence ATGCTAGCAATAAAAGGCAAGTTATTTGACGGAGAAAAAGTGGACGAAGGAGTAGTACTAATCGAAGGAGGGAAAATAATCAAGGTTGGTAAAGACATAGATACTTCAGACGTAAAAGTCATAGAAGGTGACTTCATAACCCCAGGATTAATTGATGCACACGTTCACTTCTTTGGAGTAAGTAATGACAACGTGTTAGAGTGGAATATAACCTCAGAAGGATTATCGACTGCAAGAAGCGTAAGCGATATGATAAGGCTTTTATCAGCTGGGTTTACCACCGTAAGGGACTTAGGTAGTAAATCTGCAGTTTATTTAAGTAAGGCAGAGAAAGAAGGGACGATTATAGGGCCTAGAGTTATAGCCTCAGGTTACTCAATAGCCGAAACCGGTGGTAATGATGACCCAAAGGATTTGCCTTTAGACATGGCTCAACGCCTTTCTTACTCTTTTTACTGCGATTCCCCTTGGGAATGTAGAAAAGCAGTAAGGCTGGCAATAAGGCAGGGAGCAGGAGTAATAAAAGTTTATGCCTCTGGTGCATTTTCGCAAGGAGGAAAGGTTAAGGTAGCATTAACTATTGACGATTTAAAGGCAATAGTCGACGAAGCTCATAAAGCAGGCTTAAAAGTTGCATCCCACGCTTACGGAGAAGAGGCAATAGCGAACAGCATTGAGGCAGGAGTTGACACAATCGAGCACGGACTAGGTCTCACAGAAAGCCTGGCAAAGGAGATAAAAAGGAAAGGAATTTGTTACATTCCAACGTTAGCAACTTACGACGTTAACCCTAAGATATCTAAGCTTGACGAGGAAATAAGGGAAAAGCGGGAAGAACTAATAAGGAGGCATTTTACAGACGATATGACGATTGCGGTAGAACATGAACTTAAGATAGCCGCAGGCACGGATTACGTTGGCTCAGCAGAGAGGCCTCATGGTATGAATTATAAGGAGATTGTTTTGTTAAGTAAGTACATGTCATTGGAGAAAGCGTTATCATCAGCTACTTCTATAGCTGGAGAATGCCTAGGTATAAATGCGGGGAAATTAAAAGAGGGTTACGTAGCTGACATTGCTATATTCGGTAAAGTTAATTCAGCAGAGGATTTGAATCCTTTCAACGTTAAATACACTGTTAGAAAAGGAAGATTATACGACTCTAAAGTACTTAGGGACTTATTCTGGGACACTATAAAGAGGTAA
- a CDS encoding ABC transporter substrate-binding protein — protein MSKTLGVIIAIIIIVAVIGGAVYYISTTHHPTTVTPTISLAPPTTDTLTDVAQTAPPDALDPATGFYVQDGPLFTAVFQELVEFNGSNYHEVVPVIAENYTTPNYQNYYFYLRPCVHFADGVQVNASTVWFSLYRTILMGQGPGVANYIGLLFNSTVYAVSGYAIPWGVCYAIENATGLHTVGNYNLTAHVLAYILSHFNANNATIQKIMSYPNQAVVVKGPYEVEINTLEPYKFFLYDIASWWGAIVNPVCVDMHGGVVPNSPNSCLDEHGMNGTGPYVIVKVCPGFSTIELEANPNYWAVGKNVPAVAEPAHIKYIIINYGLSHNDRVEDFVKNQAQISYISIPYLSQILGTSPYNEIPMNASFRNFGAEPGVLYISLNTQKFPTNITDFRLAIEHAINYSALLSIFSYNGKPLAAEFVGPISPQFPGYYNPDNLSVYCYNPSLAMHYLNEAGYIGHFYVVLPNGTTIGDTSGTQLPPLSLYALAPVNELEQDELEIISHDLSQIGISTTVYYVLPSVTDGWTTTNGTPVMVDLGWFPDWPDPVFQQLMPLTDVQFGGISGNLAWVDNSELQSMYNTLPFITNTTLQEEMVAKAYSIIYNCAPYVWLPVPDTYFFVQPYVHGFVYNPYVGYFYNMMYYNGTYTYTM, from the coding sequence TTGAGCAAAACTTTAGGCGTTATAATTGCTATAATAATTATAGTTGCTGTAATAGGAGGAGCAGTATATTATATCAGCACTACACATCATCCTACAACAGTTACTCCAACTATATCATTAGCCCCACCAACTACAGACACATTAACAGATGTTGCACAAACTGCACCACCAGACGCTCTAGATCCAGCAACTGGCTTCTACGTACAGGACGGTCCTTTGTTTACTGCTGTTTTTCAAGAGCTTGTTGAATTTAATGGCTCAAATTACCACGAGGTAGTTCCAGTAATTGCCGAGAATTACACAACTCCTAACTATCAGAATTACTACTTCTACTTGAGGCCTTGCGTGCACTTTGCTGATGGAGTTCAAGTTAATGCTTCAACCGTTTGGTTCTCCCTCTATAGGACTATATTAATGGGTCAAGGACCGGGAGTTGCAAACTACATCGGTTTACTATTTAACTCGACAGTTTACGCAGTTTCTGGTTACGCAATACCTTGGGGAGTATGTTACGCAATAGAGAACGCAACGGGATTACACACTGTAGGAAATTATAATTTAACCGCTCACGTATTAGCTTACATACTCTCTCATTTCAACGCAAATAATGCTACAATACAGAAGATAATGAGTTATCCAAACCAAGCAGTAGTAGTAAAAGGACCATATGAAGTAGAAATAAACACACTAGAGCCTTACAAGTTCTTCTTATATGATATAGCATCATGGTGGGGTGCTATTGTTAATCCTGTTTGTGTTGACATGCACGGTGGTGTAGTTCCTAATTCTCCAAACTCTTGCTTGGACGAGCATGGAATGAATGGTACCGGTCCTTACGTTATAGTTAAGGTCTGTCCGGGATTCTCAACGATTGAATTAGAAGCTAATCCTAACTACTGGGCAGTAGGAAAGAATGTTCCGGCAGTTGCTGAGCCTGCACACATAAAGTACATTATCATTAACTACGGATTGAGCCACAATGATAGGGTAGAAGACTTCGTAAAGAATCAAGCACAGATTTCGTATATATCAATACCATACTTATCACAAATACTAGGAACATCACCATATAATGAAATTCCAATGAATGCATCATTCAGAAACTTTGGTGCAGAACCAGGAGTACTGTATATTTCATTAAATACTCAGAAGTTCCCGACCAATATTACAGACTTTAGGTTGGCAATAGAGCATGCAATTAATTACAGTGCATTATTGTCAATATTCTCCTATAATGGCAAACCATTAGCAGCAGAATTTGTAGGCCCAATATCTCCACAATTCCCAGGTTACTATAATCCAGATAATTTATCAGTATATTGTTATAATCCTTCATTGGCAATGCACTACTTGAACGAAGCTGGATACATTGGTCACTTCTATGTGGTCCTACCAAATGGCACAACGATAGGTGACACTTCCGGAACTCAGTTACCACCGCTTTCCTTATATGCATTAGCTCCGGTTAACGAACTTGAGCAGGACGAGTTAGAAATAATATCTCATGATTTAAGTCAAATAGGAATATCAACAACAGTATATTACGTGTTACCATCAGTAACCGACGGTTGGACTACTACAAACGGAACGCCAGTAATGGTAGATTTAGGCTGGTTCCCAGATTGGCCTGACCCAGTATTCCAGCAATTAATGCCTTTAACTGACGTTCAATTCGGCGGAATTTCCGGTAACTTAGCGTGGGTTGATAATTCTGAATTACAATCAATGTATAATACTCTACCCTTCATTACTAATACAACACTACAAGAAGAAATGGTTGCAAAGGCATACAGCATAATTTACAACTGCGCACCATACGTATGGTTACCAGTGCCGGACACATACTTCTTCGTACAACCATACGTACACGGATTTGTATACAACCCCTATGTAGGATACTTCTATAACATGATGTACTATAACGGAACGTATACATATACAATGTAA
- a CDS encoding ABC transporter ATP-binding protein has product MLLQIKDLTVSYKLPIGKVKILDNVSMNIDKGEIVGIVGESGSGKSTLGHSIIRLTPPNTVFDGGEIIFDGKDILKMKEVELRQIRGTGIFMVFQNPLNSLNPVKIIKQQLLEALKVRAERDGKEIDDKEAEEIIINTVKDVRLPDPKEIIKKYPHQLSGGQIQRVVIAMALLLRPKLLIADEPTSALDVTIQAQVVKLFKQLREEEGTAIIFISHDISLVYAIADRLVVLYAGRLMEDGKIDDVIKNPLHPYTQGLISSIPNITKKEGELKAIEGNPPSFLILPKGCKFSPRCPKVMQVCKEKDPEIIEKDGRKVRCWLYD; this is encoded by the coding sequence ATGTTACTTCAGATAAAAGATCTCACGGTAAGTTACAAACTTCCTATCGGTAAAGTAAAAATTTTGGACAACGTCAGTATGAACATTGATAAAGGTGAAATAGTAGGCATTGTAGGAGAATCTGGATCGGGAAAATCTACTTTAGGACATTCTATAATTAGATTAACTCCTCCAAATACGGTCTTTGATGGTGGAGAAATAATATTTGATGGAAAGGATATACTCAAAATGAAGGAAGTTGAATTAAGGCAAATTAGAGGGACAGGAATTTTTATGGTTTTTCAAAATCCGCTAAATAGCCTTAATCCCGTTAAGATAATAAAACAACAACTTCTAGAGGCACTTAAAGTAAGAGCTGAAAGGGACGGAAAGGAAATTGACGATAAGGAAGCTGAGGAGATCATAATTAACACAGTAAAGGACGTTAGATTACCCGATCCTAAGGAAATTATTAAAAAATATCCTCATCAGCTCTCCGGAGGCCAAATACAGAGGGTAGTAATAGCAATGGCGCTTCTATTAAGGCCCAAATTACTAATAGCTGATGAACCTACATCTGCATTAGACGTTACAATTCAAGCTCAAGTAGTAAAGTTATTTAAACAATTGAGGGAAGAAGAGGGTACTGCAATAATATTCATATCCCACGATATTTCATTAGTATATGCAATAGCTGATAGGCTAGTAGTATTGTATGCAGGAAGACTTATGGAGGATGGAAAGATAGATGACGTGATAAAGAATCCCCTTCACCCTTATACTCAAGGACTAATATCAAGTATTCCTAATATAACTAAAAAGGAAGGAGAACTAAAGGCAATTGAAGGAAATCCACCATCGTTCCTTATCTTGCCAAAAGGCTGTAAATTCAGCCCTAGATGTCCTAAAGTCATGCAGGTTTGCAAAGAAAAGGATCCAGAAATTATAGAGAAAGACGGAAGAAAAGTAAGATGTTGGCTATACGACTAA